Proteins co-encoded in one Longimicrobium sp. genomic window:
- a CDS encoding ester cyclase, with protein MPIDQTERNRQLALRWFAAMNAGDLGVVDELFAPDYRLHLTGGPEDARGPAVIRGVIEGYLAAFPDLHFTVHETVAAGDVVCVRWTAEGTHRGPLLGVEPSGARARWTGISWLRFADGKVAEDWVENDVFGMMQQLAPAAVV; from the coding sequence ATGCCGATCGACCAGACCGAACGCAACCGCCAGCTCGCCCTGCGCTGGTTCGCCGCCATGAACGCGGGCGACCTGGGCGTGGTGGACGAGCTGTTCGCCCCCGACTACCGCCTCCACCTGACCGGCGGGCCCGAGGACGCCCGCGGCCCCGCCGTCATCCGCGGCGTGATCGAAGGCTATCTCGCCGCGTTCCCCGATCTCCATTTCACCGTGCACGAGACGGTGGCCGCGGGCGACGTGGTGTGCGTGCGCTGGACCGCCGAGGGCACGCACCGCGGCCCGCTGCTGGGCGTGGAGCCGAGCGGCGCCCGCGCCCGCTGGACGGGGATCAGCTGGCTGCGCTTTGCCGACGGGAAGGTTGCGGAGGACTGGGTCGAGAACGACGTCTTCGGGATGATGCAGCAGCTCGCCCCCGCCGCTGTGGTGTGA
- a CDS encoding TonB-dependent receptor, protein MITAIPFLAAALGAAMPANAHAGASSPAAIAVVDDTLRGRVLGPSGQPLAGAQVSVLELERATRADRDGNFAIGGLPAGWYTLRVTAPGYASTSLRVTASQAVGEVVMQERSFELEPVAVTASRSPQLIANSPLATSTLGPERLRREHSVSLARTLSTLPGVRALTTGEQVGKPVIRGLFGSRVATLADGLRLEDYSWSDEDAPSVDARLAERVEVIRGPASLLYGSDAVGGVVNVIPEPLPEASGRLYMRGGVETYFASGNLEGGLVARAEGAGRGLGWRATVIGRMGQDIHTPGGEIPNTGFGAVNGEAALGLSRPWGTLALRYQRYGGEFKLLEAEEPAVIDDRLAPRGAILAAEGEEEEGGPERKLSDDRVQLSGAFPLPGVRIETRAQFQRHVLQELADEEILPIPAAEGGESIQFDLRLNTFTADVLAHLAPAALGEATLGVSGLAQENDSRGPQLLVPDASVRSGGAFALWQNDFGPLRLLAGARVDHRTQTARDVPALGLPADDERSWTAPSWNAGAVLDVGAGLALTAGVGRSWRAPTLFELYANGPRIGEARYDRGDSTLAEERGMEIDGGVRWTGRAARLEVNVYRNAVDHFIVTEPTGIFLGGLRVFQTMQTDALLRGVEAQGEVRVLAPLTLRGVFDYVRGTERGSGDDLALIPPARGRAEAEYRRERMFGLGRGYLSAGVEMVAKQTHATEDELAPDGHTLLDVGGGVERRVGARGFRVDLQVRNALNTEYRSFLNRYKEFALDPGRSLTLRIATGI, encoded by the coding sequence ATGATCACAGCGATCCCCTTCCTTGCCGCCGCGCTGGGTGCCGCGATGCCGGCGAACGCGCACGCGGGCGCATCATCCCCCGCCGCCATTGCCGTCGTGGACGACACGCTGCGCGGGCGCGTGCTCGGCCCCAGCGGGCAGCCGCTGGCGGGCGCGCAGGTGTCCGTGCTGGAGCTGGAGCGCGCCACCCGCGCGGACCGCGACGGCAACTTCGCCATCGGCGGGCTGCCGGCGGGGTGGTACACGCTGCGGGTCACCGCGCCGGGGTACGCGTCCACCTCGCTCCGCGTCACCGCCAGCCAGGCCGTCGGCGAGGTGGTGATGCAGGAGCGCTCGTTCGAGCTGGAGCCCGTGGCCGTCACCGCGTCGCGCTCGCCGCAACTCATCGCCAATTCGCCGCTGGCGACGTCGACGCTCGGGCCGGAGCGCCTGCGCCGCGAGCACTCGGTGTCGCTCGCGCGGACGCTGTCGACGCTCCCCGGCGTGCGCGCGCTGACCACCGGCGAGCAGGTGGGGAAGCCGGTGATCCGCGGCCTCTTCGGCTCGCGCGTGGCCACGCTGGCCGACGGGCTGCGGCTGGAGGACTACTCGTGGAGCGACGAGGACGCGCCGTCGGTCGACGCGCGGCTGGCGGAGCGGGTGGAGGTGATCCGCGGGCCGGCGAGCCTCCTCTACGGCTCCGACGCGGTTGGCGGCGTGGTGAACGTCATCCCCGAGCCGCTGCCGGAGGCGTCCGGGCGGCTGTACATGCGCGGCGGCGTGGAGACGTACTTCGCCAGCGGCAACCTGGAGGGGGGACTGGTCGCCCGCGCGGAGGGCGCGGGCCGCGGCCTGGGGTGGCGCGCCACGGTGATCGGACGGATGGGGCAGGACATCCACACCCCCGGCGGCGAGATCCCCAACACCGGCTTCGGTGCGGTGAACGGCGAGGCGGCGCTGGGCCTCAGCCGCCCGTGGGGGACGCTGGCGCTGCGCTACCAGCGCTACGGCGGCGAGTTCAAGCTGCTCGAGGCCGAGGAGCCGGCCGTGATCGACGACCGGCTGGCTCCCCGCGGCGCCATCCTCGCGGCGGAGGGCGAGGAGGAAGAGGGCGGGCCCGAGCGCAAGCTGTCCGACGATCGCGTCCAGCTCTCCGGCGCGTTCCCGCTCCCCGGCGTGCGAATCGAGACGCGCGCGCAGTTCCAGCGCCACGTGCTGCAGGAGCTGGCCGACGAGGAGATCCTCCCCATCCCCGCCGCGGAGGGAGGGGAAAGCATCCAGTTCGACCTGCGGCTGAACACCTTCACCGCCGACGTGCTGGCGCACCTCGCCCCCGCGGCCCTGGGCGAGGCCACGCTCGGCGTCTCTGGCCTGGCGCAGGAGAACGACTCGCGCGGGCCGCAGCTGCTGGTGCCCGACGCGTCGGTCCGCTCGGGCGGCGCGTTCGCGTTGTGGCAGAACGACTTCGGGCCGCTGCGGCTGCTGGCCGGCGCGCGCGTGGACCATCGCACGCAGACCGCGAGGGACGTCCCCGCGCTCGGCCTGCCGGCGGACGACGAGCGCAGCTGGACGGCGCCGTCGTGGAACGCGGGCGCGGTGCTCGACGTGGGCGCGGGGCTGGCGCTGACCGCGGGGGTGGGGCGCTCGTGGCGCGCGCCGACGCTGTTCGAGCTGTACGCCAACGGCCCGCGCATCGGCGAGGCGCGCTACGACCGCGGCGACTCGACGCTGGCGGAGGAGCGGGGGATGGAGATCGACGGCGGGGTGCGGTGGACGGGGCGCGCGGCGCGGCTGGAGGTGAACGTGTACCGCAACGCCGTCGACCACTTCATCGTCACCGAGCCGACGGGGATCTTCCTGGGTGGGCTGCGCGTGTTCCAGACCATGCAGACGGACGCGCTGCTGCGCGGCGTGGAGGCGCAGGGCGAGGTGCGCGTGCTGGCGCCGCTGACGCTGCGCGGCGTGTTCGACTACGTGCGCGGCACCGAGCGCGGCAGCGGCGACGACCTGGCGCTGATCCCGCCCGCGCGCGGCCGCGCCGAGGCCGAGTACCGCCGCGAGCGTATGTTCGGCCTCGGCCGCGGCTACCTCTCCGCCGGCGTGGAGATGGTCGCGAAGCAGACGCACGCCACGGAGGACGAGCTCGCGCCGGACGGCCACACGCTGCTGGACGTGGGCGGCGGGGTGGAGCGCCGCGTGGGCGCGCGCGGCTTCCGCGTGGACCTGCAGGTGCGGAACGCGCTGAACACGGAGTACCGCAGCTTCCTGAACCGCTACAAGGAGTTCGCCCTCGACCCCGGCCGCAGCCTCACGCTCCGGATCGCGACGGGGATTTGA
- the lysA gene encoding diaminopimelate decarboxylase: MATSTAEISTVPTDAAAESFPRHDGVLHCEGVPLPELVARWATPLYVYSRGAIRRRYRELDEALSPVPHLIAYSVKANPNLAILRTLAEMGAGADVVSGGELRRARMAGIPGERIVFSGVGKTINELALGLNEEIYAFNVESEGELCALSDLACTMGKKAPVAIRINPDIESPTPHHYTRTGHAATKFGIAAERARDLYGIAARLQGIRVRGIDVHIGSQILDVAPFGLALESVLELAHRLKQDDIPLEFLDLGGGLGIAYQGEPATTAQAFAEAVVPQVEETGLRLVVEPGRFIVGEAGVLLTRVIYVKEGGGKRFVITDAGMNDLIRPSHYSGWHAVEPVESHERARGTVDIVGPICETGDFLALDRDMEIPKPGELLAIHTVGAYGFSMSSQYNQRPRPAEVLVDGNTAQLVRRRETFEDLVAAEVDL, encoded by the coding sequence GTGGCCACCAGCACCGCCGAAATCTCCACCGTCCCCACGGACGCCGCGGCCGAGTCGTTCCCCCGCCACGACGGCGTCCTGCACTGCGAAGGCGTGCCGCTCCCCGAGCTGGTCGCGCGCTGGGCCACGCCGCTGTACGTCTACTCGCGCGGCGCCATCCGCCGCCGCTACCGCGAGCTCGACGAGGCGCTCTCGCCCGTCCCCCACCTCATCGCCTACAGCGTCAAGGCCAACCCCAACCTGGCCATCCTGCGCACGCTGGCCGAGATGGGCGCCGGCGCCGACGTGGTCTCCGGCGGCGAGCTGCGGCGCGCGCGCATGGCCGGCATCCCCGGCGAGCGCATCGTGTTCAGCGGGGTGGGGAAGACCATCAACGAGCTGGCGCTGGGGCTGAACGAGGAGATCTACGCCTTCAACGTGGAGAGCGAGGGCGAGCTGTGCGCGCTCTCCGACCTCGCCTGCACGATGGGGAAGAAGGCGCCGGTCGCAATCCGAATCAACCCCGACATCGAGAGCCCCACGCCGCACCACTACACGCGCACCGGCCACGCGGCCACCAAGTTCGGTATCGCCGCCGAGCGAGCGCGCGACCTGTACGGCATCGCCGCGCGGCTGCAGGGGATCCGCGTGCGCGGCATCGACGTGCACATCGGCTCGCAGATCCTCGACGTGGCGCCGTTCGGCCTGGCGCTGGAGTCCGTCCTCGAGCTCGCCCATCGCCTCAAGCAGGACGACATCCCCCTGGAATTCCTGGATCTCGGCGGGGGATTGGGGATCGCCTACCAGGGCGAGCCGGCGACCACGGCGCAGGCGTTCGCCGAGGCCGTGGTCCCGCAGGTGGAGGAGACGGGGCTGCGGCTGGTGGTGGAGCCCGGCCGCTTCATCGTGGGCGAGGCCGGCGTGCTGCTGACGCGGGTGATCTACGTGAAGGAGGGCGGAGGGAAGCGCTTCGTGATCACCGACGCGGGGATGAACGACCTGATCCGCCCCAGCCACTACAGCGGCTGGCACGCGGTGGAGCCGGTGGAAAGCCACGAGCGCGCGCGCGGCACCGTCGACATCGTGGGCCCCATCTGCGAGACCGGCGACTTCCTGGCGCTCGACCGCGACATGGAGATCCCCAAGCCCGGCGAGCTGCTGGCGATCCACACCGTGGGCGCGTACGGCTTCTCGATGTCCAGCCAGTACAACCAGCGCCCGCGCCCCGCCGAGGTCCTCGTCGACGGCAACACCGCCCAGCTCGTCCGCCGCCGCGAGACGTTCGAGGACCTGGTCGCGGCGGAAGTGGATCTTTGA
- a CDS encoding M1 family metallopeptidase, protein MRKMFSGAPLLALAAAMVAGGAMQAAAQSHGSVRDTSIFAPLGLWPSPNEMRTGSGAPGARYWQNRADYTLRATLDTATKNVRGEMRLRYTNRSPDTLRFVWMQTEQNAFRSNSLNSYYFPAGSRFGARGFEGGDVIERFEQVLGARAVPLRTRGQETVTKVDLAEPLAPGETATFSVAWHFAVPEHGADRMGRDGALYEIAQWYPRVAVYDDVRGWNTEPYLGQGEFYLDYGDYDVYVTVPAGYIVAATGMLQNAQEVLTPAEISRLARARTSATPVNIVTLDELRSGAARPRRTGTMTWHFHADSVRDAVWAASPDYLWDASGWNGKLAMAYYRPTAIDPWKDAADQSRMSIMEYSERWFPYPWPQISAVEGPISGMEYPMVAMEAHSEDVYDLYNVVTHEIGHMWFPMIVGSNERVHMWQDEGFNTFVNTFSEARRYPEKGNQAARALAERQLVERLMQQGVDLTIETPPDRIQPAQLGVAAYYKPSVGLQLLRQEIMGPEAFDDAFRTYVRRWAFRHPTPADFFRTMEDVGGRRLDWFWRGWFLENARYDQAVDTVIADAQGGGEHVVVAYGNRERGVLPIRARFTFSDGSAQEFEYPAEVWATNQRRYVREYQFAGKRVTRIELDPTKRLVDDNRTNNVWTGG, encoded by the coding sequence ATGAGGAAGATGTTCTCTGGCGCGCCGCTGCTCGCGCTCGCCGCCGCGATGGTGGCGGGCGGGGCGATGCAGGCGGCGGCGCAGTCGCATGGCAGCGTGCGCGACACTTCGATCTTCGCGCCGCTGGGGCTCTGGCCGAGTCCCAACGAGATGCGCACCGGCTCGGGGGCGCCCGGCGCGCGCTACTGGCAGAACCGCGCCGACTACACCCTCCGCGCCACGCTCGACACCGCCACCAAGAACGTGCGCGGCGAGATGCGGCTGCGCTACACCAACCGCTCGCCCGACACGCTGCGCTTCGTGTGGATGCAGACGGAGCAGAACGCGTTCAGGAGCAACTCGCTAAACTCGTACTACTTTCCCGCCGGCTCGCGCTTCGGCGCGCGCGGCTTCGAGGGCGGCGACGTGATCGAGCGCTTCGAGCAGGTGCTGGGCGCGCGCGCCGTCCCCCTGCGCACGCGCGGGCAGGAGACGGTGACGAAGGTCGACCTGGCCGAGCCGCTGGCGCCGGGAGAGACGGCCACCTTCAGCGTCGCCTGGCACTTTGCCGTCCCCGAGCACGGCGCCGACCGCATGGGGCGCGACGGGGCGCTGTACGAGATCGCGCAGTGGTATCCGCGCGTGGCCGTGTACGACGACGTGCGCGGCTGGAACACCGAGCCGTACCTGGGCCAGGGCGAGTTCTACCTGGACTACGGCGACTACGACGTCTACGTCACCGTCCCCGCCGGCTACATCGTCGCCGCCACGGGGATGCTGCAGAACGCGCAGGAGGTGCTGACGCCCGCCGAGATCTCGCGGCTGGCGCGCGCGCGGACCAGCGCCACGCCCGTCAACATCGTCACCCTCGACGAGCTGAGGAGCGGCGCCGCGCGGCCCCGGCGCACGGGGACCATGACCTGGCACTTCCACGCCGACAGCGTGCGCGACGCGGTGTGGGCCGCCAGCCCCGACTACCTGTGGGACGCCAGCGGCTGGAACGGCAAGCTGGCGATGGCTTATTACCGGCCGACGGCGATCGACCCGTGGAAGGACGCGGCCGACCAGTCGCGGATGTCGATCATGGAGTACTCCGAGCGCTGGTTCCCGTATCCCTGGCCGCAGATCAGCGCGGTGGAGGGGCCCATCAGCGGGATGGAGTACCCGATGGTGGCCATGGAGGCGCACAGCGAGGACGTCTACGACCTGTACAACGTGGTCACGCACGAGATCGGGCACATGTGGTTCCCGATGATCGTGGGCTCCAACGAGCGCGTGCACATGTGGCAGGACGAGGGCTTCAACACCTTCGTCAACACCTTCAGCGAGGCGCGGCGCTACCCGGAGAAGGGGAACCAGGCGGCGCGCGCGCTGGCCGAGCGGCAGCTGGTGGAGCGGCTGATGCAGCAGGGCGTGGACCTGACCATCGAGACGCCGCCGGACCGCATCCAGCCCGCGCAGCTGGGGGTGGCGGCGTACTACAAGCCGTCGGTGGGGCTGCAGCTGCTGCGACAGGAGATCATGGGTCCCGAGGCGTTCGACGACGCCTTCCGCACCTACGTCCGCCGCTGGGCCTTCCGCCATCCCACCCCCGCGGACTTCTTCCGCACCATGGAAGACGTGGGCGGCCGGCGGCTGGACTGGTTCTGGCGCGGCTGGTTCCTCGAGAACGCGCGCTACGACCAGGCGGTCGACACCGTCATCGCCGACGCGCAGGGCGGGGGAGAGCACGTGGTCGTGGCGTACGGCAACCGCGAGCGCGGGGTGCTGCCGATCCGCGCGCGCTTCACCTTCAGCGACGGCAGCGCGCAGGAATTCGAGTACCCGGCCGAGGTGTGGGCCACCAACCAGCGGCGCTACGTGCGTGAGTACCAGTTCGCCGGAAAGCGCGTCACGCGCATCGAGTTGGACCCCACGAAGCGCCTCGTGGACGACAACCGCACCAACAACGTGTGGACCGGCGGCTGA